A stretch of Christensenellaceae bacterium DNA encodes these proteins:
- a CDS encoding phage antirepressor, whose translation MDENNSIQLFEDRKIRTAWDEEKEEWYFSVVDVIAVLTDQPTARNASTYWAVLKKRLKEEGASELLTNCKQLKMRATDGKMRLTDVASTEQLLRIIQSIPSPKAEPFKRWLAQVGRERIEETIDPEQAIDRALETYQKKGYDADWIHQRILSIRVRNELTAEWQARGVEQGREYAILTDEITKAWSGMTTRQYKNLKGLKKENLRDNMSTLEIVLNMLAETTTTELSKAHQPEGFEESRIVARRGGKVAGDARRAIEADTGRPAVTAENATQLNAVVTDVIEGVAEADKPNGDEK comes from the coding sequence ATGGACGAAAACAATTCCATACAGCTTTTTGAAGATAGAAAGATCCGTACCGCCTGGGACGAGGAAAAGGAAGAATGGTACTTCTCCGTGGTGGATGTGATCGCCGTTCTGACCGACCAGCCAACGGCAAGAAACGCCAGCACCTATTGGGCGGTTTTGAAAAAACGTCTGAAAGAGGAGGGCGCAAGTGAACTGCTTACAAATTGTAAGCAGTTGAAAATGCGGGCAACAGACGGAAAGATGCGTCTGACAGATGTTGCCAGCACGGAACAGCTTCTGCGCATCATCCAGTCCATCCCGTCGCCCAAGGCTGAACCCTTTAAGCGCTGGCTGGCACAGGTTGGCCGTGAGCGCATCGAGGAGACCATCGACCCGGAGCAGGCCATCGACCGGGCACTGGAGACCTATCAGAAGAAGGGCTATGATGCCGACTGGATCCACCAGCGCATCCTCTCCATCCGCGTCCGCAACGAGCTCACCGCCGAATGGCAGGCGCGGGGCGTGGAGCAGGGCCGGGAATACGCCATCCTCACCGACGAGATCACAAAGGCCTGGTCCGGCATGACCACCCGGCAATACAAAAACCTGAAAGGTCTCAAAAAGGAAAACCTCCGGGACAACATGAGCACATTGGAGATCGTGCTAAACATGCTGGCCGAAACCACGACCACGGAGCTTTCCAAGGCCCACCAGCCGGAGGGCTTTGAGGAAAGCCGGATCGTCGCCCGGCGCGGCGGCAAGGTGGCGGGAGACGCGCGGCGCGCCATCGAAGCGGACACCGGGCGGCCCGCCGTCACAGCGGAGAACGCCACCCAGCTCAACGCCGTGGTGACGGATGTGATCGAGGGCGTGGCGGAAGCGGACAAGCCCAACGGGGACGAGAAATAA